A section of the Sphingomonas ginsenosidivorax genome encodes:
- a CDS encoding M20/M25/M40 family metallo-hydrolase, with protein MTRIAPFLAACAAITAVPLSAQRTAAPPTAADPKVAALRDKALTDDTAYQIVEGLTTEVGPRMTGTEAAPRARAWSVARLKAMGFKNVRIEPYQLPVWSRGTESADLVAPYAQKLHVVGLGNSGATPAGGLTLPIAYFATYNDLALAADGSLKGKIAFVSNAMQPTQDGSSYGSQGTARFVGPNVAAKKGAAAIVIRSIGTDHGRGPHAGNTNFEAGVTPIPAAALSVADAEQVERLVKLGKPVTLKLVLDDRQVGMRESGNVVAEVPGTDPKAGIVLVGGHLDSWDLGTGAIDDGAGVAITAAAAKIVMDAPGTMRRTIRVVWFGDEESGGFGGAAYAKAHAGERHATAAESDFGADSVWRFESSLPDAAKPIVDRLAVALTPLGIIRGADMPHGGTDVGPIIATGVAGIDLNQSGQRYFDWHHTPEDTLDRIDPAQLKQNVAAWTAMLATVADAPEEIGPIAPKK; from the coding sequence ATGACGCGTATCGCACCATTTCTGGCGGCCTGTGCCGCGATCACCGCCGTTCCCCTCTCGGCACAGCGCACAGCCGCCCCGCCGACCGCGGCCGACCCCAAGGTCGCCGCACTGCGCGACAAGGCGCTGACCGACGACACCGCCTATCAGATCGTCGAGGGCCTCACGACCGAGGTCGGGCCGCGGATGACCGGGACCGAGGCGGCGCCGCGCGCCCGGGCGTGGTCGGTCGCCAGGTTGAAGGCGATGGGGTTCAAGAACGTCCGGATCGAGCCGTACCAGCTGCCGGTCTGGTCGCGCGGCACGGAGAGCGCCGACCTCGTCGCGCCCTATGCGCAGAAGCTGCATGTCGTGGGGCTCGGCAATTCGGGCGCGACTCCGGCGGGCGGGCTGACGCTGCCGATCGCCTATTTCGCGACGTACAACGACCTCGCGCTGGCGGCCGACGGCAGCCTGAAGGGCAAGATCGCCTTCGTCTCGAACGCGATGCAGCCGACGCAGGACGGGTCGAGCTATGGCTCGCAAGGCACCGCGCGGTTCGTCGGGCCGAACGTCGCGGCGAAGAAGGGTGCGGCGGCGATCGTAATCCGCTCGATCGGGACCGACCATGGCCGCGGGCCGCATGCCGGCAACACCAATTTCGAGGCCGGCGTCACGCCGATTCCCGCCGCCGCGCTGTCGGTCGCGGACGCCGAGCAGGTCGAGCGGCTGGTCAAGCTGGGCAAGCCGGTGACGCTGAAGCTGGTGCTCGACGACCGCCAGGTCGGCATGCGCGAATCGGGCAACGTCGTCGCCGAGGTGCCGGGCACCGACCCGAAGGCGGGGATCGTGCTGGTCGGCGGGCATCTCGACAGCTGGGATCTCGGCACCGGCGCGATCGACGACGGCGCAGGCGTCGCGATCACCGCTGCAGCGGCGAAGATCGTGATGGACGCGCCCGGCACGATGCGCCGGACGATCCGCGTGGTCTGGTTCGGCGACGAGGAGAGCGGCGGGTTCGGCGGTGCGGCCTATGCCAAGGCGCATGCGGGCGAGCGCCACGCGACCGCAGCCGAATCCGATTTCGGTGCCGACAGCGTCTGGCGGTTCGAAAGCAGCCTGCCCGACGCGGCCAAGCCGATCGTCGATCGCCTCGCGGTCGCGCTCACGCCGCTGGGGATCATCCGCGGCGCCGACATGCCGCATGGCGGTACCGATGTCGGGCCGATCATCGCGACCGGGGTGGCCGGAATCGACCTCAACCAGTCGGGCCAGCGCTATTTCGACTGGCATCACACGCCCGAGGATACGCTCGACCGGATCGACCCCGCACAGCTGAAGCAGAATGTCGCGGCGTGGACCGCGATGCTGGCCACGGTGGCCGATGCACCCGAGGAAATCGGACCGATCGCCCCGAAAAAGTGA
- a CDS encoding NYN domain-containing protein, with product MTDTPTRNVALLIDADNASAATLDPVLTVLAELGTVNVRRVYGNWSKPALKAWRDMSIMHGIEPQQQFDLTKGKNATDMKMTIDAMDLLFRGRIDGFGIMSSDSDFMPLATRIRQDGVPVYGFGTSRTPEGFRQACTRFIDVGALNDTSEPVPLPLPPSITGTAPAPKPAAPKAKPKQEIGADVIKLLIDAYGASKRDERGYVSLSAMGTLAGNRSSFDTRNYGYSRLQDLIAMIPNFQSETRDDGRVFVKRLR from the coding sequence ATGACCGACACTCCCACCCGCAACGTCGCCCTGCTGATCGACGCCGACAACGCGTCCGCCGCGACGCTCGACCCCGTGCTGACAGTGCTGGCCGAGCTCGGCACCGTCAACGTCCGGCGCGTCTACGGCAACTGGTCGAAGCCCGCGCTGAAAGCGTGGCGCGACATGTCGATCATGCACGGCATCGAGCCGCAGCAGCAGTTCGACCTGACCAAGGGCAAGAACGCGACCGACATGAAGATGACGATCGACGCGATGGACCTGCTGTTCCGCGGGCGGATCGACGGGTTCGGGATCATGTCGTCGGACAGCGACTTCATGCCGCTGGCGACGCGGATCCGGCAGGACGGCGTGCCGGTCTATGGCTTTGGCACGAGCAGGACGCCCGAGGGCTTCCGCCAGGCGTGCACGCGGTTCATCGACGTCGGCGCGCTCAACGACACGTCCGAGCCGGTGCCCCTGCCCCTGCCCCCCTCGATCACCGGCACCGCACCGGCGCCGAAACCGGCGGCACCGAAGGCCAAACCCAAGCAGGAGATCGGCGCCGACGTGATCAAGCTGCTGATCGACGCCTACGGCGCGAGCAAGCGCGACGAGCGCGGCTATGTCAGCCTGTCGGCGATGGGGACGCTCGCGGGCAACCGGTCGAGCTTCGACACGCGCAACTACGGCTATTCGCGGCTGCAGGACCTGATCGCGATGATCCCGAACTTCCAGTCGGAGACGCGCGACGACGGGCGCGTCTTCGTCAAGCGGTTGCGCTAG
- a CDS encoding RidA family protein, with protein sequence MIKTTAFAACLLATLPVATPAAAQTVVRHANTPPALILQGVTVKPGAEMLYLSGQLAAPIDPTKTVAPAALTIADFGDTKTQTISVLKKIKALVEAKGFTMSDIIRLTVFVAGDPKLGGKMDFAGMNDAYKMYFGSAENPNTVARSTVQVAALAAPQFLVEIEATAAK encoded by the coding sequence ATGATCAAGACGACAGCCTTCGCCGCCTGCCTGCTCGCCACCCTTCCCGTCGCCACCCCCGCCGCCGCGCAGACCGTCGTTCGGCACGCGAACACGCCGCCCGCGCTCATCCTGCAGGGCGTGACCGTGAAGCCGGGCGCGGAAATGCTCTATCTCAGCGGCCAGCTCGCCGCGCCGATCGACCCCACCAAGACGGTCGCGCCCGCGGCGCTGACGATCGCGGACTTCGGCGATACGAAGACGCAGACGATCAGCGTGCTCAAGAAGATCAAGGCTCTGGTCGAGGCCAAGGGCTTCACAATGTCCGATATCATCAGGCTGACGGTGTTCGTCGCGGGCGATCCGAAGCTCGGCGGCAAGATGGATTTCGCGGGCATGAACGACGCCTACAAGATGTATTTCGGGAGCGCCGAGAACCCCAACACCGTCGCACGATCGACGGTGCAGGTCGCCGCGCTGGCAGCGCCGCAGTTCCTGGTCGAGATCGAGGCGACCGCGGCGAAGTAA
- the ettA gene encoding energy-dependent translational throttle protein EttA, giving the protein MAGQYAYVMKDMTKTFPGAPKPVLSNINLQFYHGAKIGIVGPNGAGKSTLIKIMAGIDKDYTGEAWPGENVTVGYLEQEPQLDASKTVLENVKDGARGVADMVDRFNAISAEMGDPQDDTDFDALLEEMGTLQEKIDAIDGWTLDNQLEVAMEALRCPPGDWPVDKLSGGEKRRVALTRLLIQKPGILLLDEPTNHLDAESVQWLENHLKDYSGAVLMITHDRYFLDNVVGWVLELDRGKYFPYEGNYSTYLEKKAKRLEQEDREESGRQTAIKNELEWIRQGAKARQTKSKARIANFERLVAQQENRSPGKAQIVIQVPERLGGKVIEVENVSKAYGDKLLFDNLSFTLPAGGIVGVIGPNGAGKSTLFKLITGQETPDSGTIEKGSTVRLGYVDQSRDHLDDKKNVWEEISDGLDSMKVNGFDQSTRAYVGAFNFKGQDQQKNVGKLSGGERNRVNIAKMLKRGGNVLLLDEPTNDLDVETLGALEEAIENFAGCAVVISHDRFFLDRLATHILAFEGNSHVEWFEGNFESYEEDKRRRLGDAADRPTALSYKKLTR; this is encoded by the coding sequence GTGGCCGGCCAATACGCGTATGTCATGAAGGACATGACGAAGACCTTCCCCGGCGCGCCCAAGCCGGTGCTGTCGAACATCAACCTGCAATTCTATCACGGCGCCAAGATCGGCATCGTCGGCCCCAACGGCGCGGGCAAGTCGACGCTGATCAAGATCATGGCCGGGATCGACAAGGACTATACCGGCGAAGCCTGGCCGGGCGAGAACGTCACCGTCGGCTATCTCGAGCAGGAGCCGCAGCTCGACGCGTCCAAGACCGTGCTGGAGAACGTCAAGGACGGCGCGCGCGGCGTCGCGGACATGGTCGACCGCTTCAACGCGATCTCGGCCGAGATGGGCGATCCCCAGGACGACACCGACTTCGACGCGCTGCTCGAGGAAATGGGCACGCTCCAGGAGAAGATCGACGCGATCGACGGCTGGACGCTCGACAACCAGCTCGAGGTCGCGATGGAAGCGTTGCGCTGCCCGCCGGGCGACTGGCCGGTCGACAAGCTGTCGGGTGGTGAGAAGCGCCGCGTCGCGCTGACCCGCCTGCTGATCCAGAAGCCGGGGATCCTGCTGCTCGACGAGCCTACCAACCATCTCGACGCCGAGAGCGTCCAGTGGCTGGAGAATCACCTGAAGGATTATTCGGGCGCGGTGCTGATGATCACCCACGACCGCTACTTCCTCGACAATGTCGTCGGCTGGGTGCTCGAACTCGATCGTGGCAAGTATTTCCCGTACGAGGGTAACTACTCGACCTATCTCGAGAAGAAGGCCAAGCGCCTCGAGCAGGAGGATCGCGAGGAATCGGGTCGCCAGACCGCGATCAAGAACGAGCTCGAATGGATCCGGCAGGGTGCCAAGGCGCGCCAGACCAAGTCCAAGGCGCGTATCGCCAACTTCGAACGCCTCGTCGCGCAGCAGGAAAACCGCAGCCCGGGCAAGGCGCAGATCGTCATCCAGGTGCCCGAGCGCCTCGGCGGCAAGGTGATCGAAGTCGAGAACGTGTCGAAGGCGTACGGCGACAAGCTGCTGTTCGACAATCTCAGCTTCACGCTGCCGGCCGGCGGCATCGTCGGCGTCATCGGTCCCAATGGCGCCGGCAAGTCGACTCTGTTCAAGCTGATCACCGGGCAGGAAACCCCGGACAGCGGCACGATCGAGAAGGGCTCGACCGTCCGTCTGGGTTATGTGGACCAGAGCCGCGATCATCTCGACGACAAGAAGAACGTCTGGGAGGAAATCTCCGACGGTCTCGATTCGATGAAGGTCAACGGCTTCGACCAGTCGACGCGGGCCTATGTCGGCGCGTTCAACTTCAAGGGCCAGGACCAGCAGAAGAACGTCGGCAAGCTGTCGGGCGGTGAGCGCAACCGCGTCAACATCGCCAAGATGTTGAAGCGCGGCGGCAACGTGCTGCTGCTCGACGAGCCGACCAACGATCTCGACGTCGAGACGCTGGGCGCGCTCGAGGAAGCGATCGAGAATTTCGCAGGCTGCGCGGTGGTCATCAGCCACGACCGCTTCTTCCTCGATCGCCTCGCCACGCACATCCTCGCGTTCGAGGGCAACAGCCACGTCGAATGGTTCGAAGGCAATTTCGAATCCTACGAAGAGGACAAGCGTCGCCGCCTGGGCGATGCGGCGGATCGTCCGACCGCGCTGTCCTACAAGAAGCTCACGCGCTGA
- a CDS encoding DoxX family protein translates to MPIPATWSPRLLSVMRVVVALVFFSHGISKFFGVPPFPMALTPLLMVAGVLEVVGGGLLIVGLFTRPVAFLLSGMSAAAYFLAHAPQGPFPIANGGEPAVLYCFVFLYLAAAGGGAWSVDAARGRV, encoded by the coding sequence ATGCCGATACCCGCTACCTGGAGCCCGCGCCTGCTGAGCGTCATGCGCGTCGTCGTCGCGCTCGTCTTCTTCAGCCACGGCATCTCGAAATTCTTCGGCGTCCCTCCCTTCCCGATGGCGCTGACGCCGTTGCTGATGGTGGCGGGCGTGCTGGAGGTGGTCGGCGGCGGCCTGCTGATCGTCGGGCTGTTCACGCGGCCGGTCGCGTTCCTGCTGTCGGGCATGTCGGCGGCCGCCTATTTCCTGGCGCACGCGCCGCAAGGGCCGTTCCCGATCGCCAATGGCGGCGAACCCGCGGTGCTCTATTGTTTCGTCTTCCTGTATCTGGCGGCCGCGGGCGGCGGCGCATGGAGCGTGGACGCGGCGCGCGGGCGGGTCTAA
- a CDS encoding lytic transglycosylase domain-containing protein — protein MVASALKTSILLALAAGTVAASGGAQDELDRYRTQMANMGPQPVATTNPRTADGAIAATIAQWRALQQTDALPFDSYAGFLMAHPGWPNAAANRRAAEKQAGNAAPGSVVAFFRRYPPTTASGNLAFARAAMATGARGEAYAAARAAWRSAGLSPSDEAAVIGGFPGALTPEDQDARMDALLWAGQTSAAQRQLGYVSPSRRPVFEARLAFRTNAPNASDLSASTQELYRNDAGYVADRAIWLRNSGASPSARAWLARPRSLTTRPGNAGEWYEVLATNARGAAADSQWQTAYDIARQIDDAYPTGADISAKSYAERDEYTNLAWLGGQAAMKQLRRPADAMTLFDRYARGSKSPTVRAKGYYWAGRAAEAAALQPQAAAYYGQAASYRDQFYGQLAIERTGQPLVAPPPIPAVPIAPAVRAAFDARETVRAVKFLGMIGDWQDQTAFVRQIAADATTETDHRLADELSRTINRPDLGVMVGRSAMTNGLSEYSAVGFPTVPVPTGYESNWTIIHAISRQESQFDRAAVSHAGARGLMQLMPGTAREQSGKMGLAYSQAALTTDPNLSIMLGSSYFQRVYANYGSYPLAVAAYNAGGGNVNKWLRANGDPRTGAVDMVDWIEAIPFQETRNYVQRVLENAVVYDLLNPPRAASRGSARLSWYLGKNRPG, from the coding sequence ATGGTAGCATCTGCGTTGAAGACGAGCATTCTCCTGGCCCTGGCGGCCGGAACCGTAGCGGCATCGGGAGGCGCGCAGGACGAGCTCGACCGCTATCGCACGCAGATGGCGAACATGGGGCCGCAGCCGGTCGCGACGACGAACCCGAGGACCGCCGACGGCGCGATCGCGGCGACGATCGCACAGTGGCGGGCGCTGCAGCAGACCGACGCGCTGCCGTTCGACAGCTATGCCGGGTTCCTGATGGCGCATCCGGGCTGGCCCAACGCCGCGGCGAACCGCCGCGCGGCGGAGAAGCAGGCGGGCAACGCCGCGCCGGGCAGCGTGGTCGCGTTCTTCCGGCGCTATCCGCCGACGACCGCGTCGGGCAACCTGGCGTTCGCGCGCGCCGCGATGGCGACGGGCGCGCGCGGCGAGGCCTATGCGGCGGCGCGCGCGGCGTGGCGCTCGGCGGGGCTGAGCCCGTCGGACGAGGCGGCGGTGATCGGCGGGTTCCCGGGGGCGCTGACGCCCGAGGACCAGGATGCGCGGATGGATGCGCTGCTCTGGGCCGGACAGACGAGCGCGGCGCAGCGCCAGCTCGGTTATGTGAGCCCAAGCCGCCGCCCGGTGTTCGAGGCGCGGCTCGCGTTCCGCACCAACGCGCCGAACGCCTCCGACCTGTCGGCGTCGACACAGGAGCTGTACCGGAACGACGCGGGCTATGTCGCGGATCGTGCGATCTGGCTGCGCAATTCGGGCGCGAGCCCGAGCGCGCGGGCGTGGCTGGCGCGGCCACGGTCGCTGACGACGCGGCCGGGCAATGCGGGCGAATGGTACGAGGTGCTCGCCACCAACGCGCGCGGCGCGGCGGCGGATTCGCAGTGGCAGACCGCGTACGACATCGCGCGGCAGATCGACGACGCCTATCCAACGGGCGCCGACATCTCGGCCAAATCCTATGCCGAGCGCGACGAATATACCAACCTCGCCTGGCTCGGCGGGCAGGCGGCGATGAAGCAGCTGCGCCGGCCGGCGGATGCGATGACGCTGTTCGACCGCTATGCGCGCGGGTCGAAGTCGCCGACGGTGCGCGCCAAGGGCTATTACTGGGCGGGCCGTGCGGCAGAGGCGGCGGCGCTGCAGCCGCAGGCCGCCGCCTATTACGGGCAGGCCGCCAGCTACCGCGACCAGTTCTATGGCCAGCTCGCGATCGAGCGGACCGGCCAGCCGCTGGTCGCGCCGCCGCCGATCCCGGCGGTGCCGATCGCGCCCGCGGTGCGCGCCGCGTTCGACGCACGCGAGACGGTACGCGCGGTGAAGTTCCTGGGGATGATCGGCGACTGGCAGGACCAGACCGCGTTCGTCCGCCAGATCGCCGCCGATGCGACGACCGAGACCGACCACCGGCTCGCGGACGAATTGTCGCGGACGATCAATCGTCCGGACCTGGGCGTGATGGTCGGGCGCAGCGCGATGACCAACGGGCTCAGCGAATATTCGGCCGTAGGCTTCCCGACGGTGCCAGTGCCCACGGGGTATGAGAGCAACTGGACGATCATCCACGCGATCTCGCGGCAGGAGAGCCAGTTCGATCGCGCTGCCGTCAGCCATGCCGGGGCGCGCGGGCTGATGCAGCTGATGCCGGGCACCGCGCGCGAACAGTCGGGAAAGATGGGGCTCGCCTATTCGCAGGCGGCGCTGACCACCGACCCGAACCTGTCGATCATGCTGGGGTCGAGCTATTTTCAGCGCGTCTACGCCAATTACGGCAGCTATCCGCTGGCGGTGGCGGCGTACAATGCGGGCGGCGGCAACGTGAACAAGTGGCTGCGCGCGAACGGCGATCCGCGGACGGGGGCGGTCGACATGGTCGACTGGATCGAGGCGATCCCGTTCCAGGAGACGCGCAACTATGTGCAGCGCGTGCTGGAGAACGCCGTGGTGTACGACCTGCTCAATCCACCGCGCGCCGCGAGCCGGGGGTCGGCGCGGCTTTCCTGGTATCTGGGCAAGAACCGGCCGGGTTGA
- a CDS encoding sensor histidine kinase: MPVIEESPGGDTPPGADELQYRLRQQSVLAEFGIEALRARELEPMLQRAVMLCARGMRSRYCKFLERLPNDDALLVRTGVGWSDGVVGNTEMRADLGSPAGFAFQTGEAVISNHLENETRFRTPAFMAKHNIRRAINVLVEASGERFGVLEVDSADEGSFEPADLAFMQGFANLIGVAIERQQAEQRLSDAIQHQELLTREASHRVKNSLALVSAMLNLQMQEDDDPRITRLLGDAQARITAIARTHDQLWRGAQVGIVSLDELIGGIAGGLAEQASNHHIDCDIAPIEISADTAIPVGLLVTELVTNAIKYAYGDEGGPISVALRQAGDRIILTVIDDGAGLPADFDIKAVSRESLGMRMIASLTRQLRGTITIENTLRGGTCATLDIPDPQVAG, from the coding sequence ATGCCGGTCATCGAGGAATCCCCCGGCGGCGACACGCCGCCCGGGGCGGACGAACTGCAATACCGGCTGCGCCAGCAGTCGGTACTGGCCGAGTTCGGCATCGAAGCCCTGCGCGCACGCGAGCTCGAGCCGATGCTGCAGCGTGCCGTGATGCTGTGCGCCCGCGGCATGCGGTCGCGCTATTGCAAGTTCCTCGAACGCCTGCCGAACGACGATGCGTTGCTCGTTCGGACCGGTGTCGGCTGGTCCGACGGCGTGGTCGGGAATACCGAGATGCGCGCCGATCTCGGCTCGCCCGCGGGATTCGCCTTTCAGACCGGCGAGGCGGTGATCTCGAACCATCTCGAGAACGAGACCCGCTTCCGAACGCCCGCGTTCATGGCCAAGCATAATATCCGCCGCGCGATCAACGTCCTGGTCGAGGCGTCGGGCGAGCGGTTCGGCGTGCTCGAAGTCGACAGCGCGGACGAAGGCAGCTTCGAGCCCGCCGATCTGGCGTTCATGCAGGGGTTCGCCAACCTGATCGGGGTCGCGATCGAACGCCAACAGGCCGAACAGCGCCTGAGCGACGCGATCCAGCACCAGGAACTCCTCACGCGCGAGGCGAGCCACCGGGTCAAGAACAGCCTCGCTTTGGTGTCCGCCATGCTCAACCTGCAGATGCAGGAGGACGACGACCCGCGCATCACGCGGCTGCTCGGCGACGCGCAGGCGCGGATCACCGCGATCGCACGGACGCACGACCAGTTGTGGCGCGGCGCACAGGTCGGCATCGTCTCGCTCGACGAACTGATCGGCGGGATCGCCGGCGGGCTCGCCGAACAGGCCTCCAATCATCACATCGATTGCGACATCGCGCCGATCGAGATCAGCGCGGACACCGCGATTCCCGTCGGTCTGCTGGTGACCGAACTCGTCACCAACGCTATCAAATACGCCTATGGCGACGAGGGCGGGCCGATCAGCGTCGCGCTGCGCCAGGCCGGCGACCGGATCATCCTGACGGTGATCGACGACGGCGCGGGCCTGCCTGCCGATTTCGATATCAAGGCCGTATCGCGCGAAAGCCTCGGCATGCGGATGATCGCGAGCCTGACGCGCCAGCTGCGCGGAACGATCACGATCGAGAACACGCTGCGCGGCGGCACCTGCGCGACGCTCGACATCCCGGACCCGCAGGTCGCGGGCTAG
- a CDS encoding DUF1488 family protein, whose amino-acid sequence MSSRLDIDQASLTDNDRQKQVEFTGEIDGEDRDFAVKYAVLKELSGDEPEDDALELFERFSDEIVDICAEAAVAKPNATLIVIDEGDLE is encoded by the coding sequence ATGTCCAGCCGCCTCGATATCGACCAAGCCAGCCTGACCGACAACGACCGCCAGAAGCAGGTCGAATTCACCGGTGAGATCGACGGCGAGGACCGGGATTTCGCGGTCAAGTACGCGGTTCTGAAAGAACTGAGCGGCGACGAGCCCGAGGACGACGCGCTCGAGCTGTTCGAGCGGTTCAGCGACGAGATCGTCGACATCTGCGCCGAGGCCGCGGTCGCCAAGCCCAACGCGACGTTGATCGTGATCGACGAGGGCGACCTCGAATAG
- the dapA gene encoding 4-hydroxy-tetrahydrodipicolinate synthase, with protein sequence MFSGSIPALVTPFAPDGSFDEPAYRDLIEWQIAEGSSALCACGTTGEAATLSYEEHFEVVRVCVEQARGRVPVIAGAGSNDTQVAASNLQAAKDAGADAALMVPPYYNRPSQEGIFQHFAALGATAPLPIILYNVPTRTATDIQPATLARIVAAYPAIFVGVKDASGVLARVSQHRASCGPDFAQLSGNDDLALAFDAMGGTGCISVSANVAPRLCAEFQAACQAGDFVKALSYQDTLYPLHDALFTDASPGPVKYAMTVVRPGFPETLRLPMTPANATSRAAVDAALAHAGLA encoded by the coding sequence ATGTTCTCCGGATCCATCCCCGCGCTCGTCACGCCGTTCGCGCCCGACGGCAGCTTCGACGAACCCGCGTATCGCGACCTGATCGAATGGCAGATCGCCGAGGGCTCGTCGGCGCTCTGCGCCTGCGGCACCACCGGCGAGGCCGCGACCCTGTCGTACGAGGAGCATTTCGAAGTCGTCCGCGTCTGCGTCGAACAGGCGCGTGGTCGCGTGCCCGTGATCGCCGGCGCAGGCTCGAACGACACGCAGGTCGCCGCCAGCAACCTGCAGGCCGCCAAGGACGCCGGTGCCGACGCGGCGCTGATGGTCCCGCCCTATTACAACCGCCCGTCGCAGGAGGGCATCTTCCAGCATTTCGCGGCGCTTGGCGCGACCGCGCCGCTGCCGATCATCCTCTACAACGTGCCGACGCGCACCGCGACCGACATCCAGCCCGCGACGCTCGCACGCATCGTCGCGGCGTACCCCGCGATCTTCGTCGGCGTGAAGGATGCCAGCGGCGTGCTCGCGCGCGTGTCGCAGCACCGCGCGTCGTGCGGTCCCGATTTCGCGCAGCTGTCGGGCAATGACGACCTCGCGCTCGCCTTCGACGCGATGGGCGGCACCGGCTGCATCTCGGTCAGCGCCAACGTCGCGCCGCGGCTGTGCGCCGAGTTCCAGGCGGCGTGCCAGGCGGGTGATTTCGTCAAGGCGCTTAGCTATCAGGACACGCTCTATCCCTTGCACGACGCGCTGTTCACCGACGCGTCGCCCGGGCCCGTGAAATACGCGATGACCGTCGTGCGCCCCGGCTTCCCCGAAACGCTCCGCCTGCCGATGACACCTGCGAACGCGACGTCGCGCGCCGCAGTCGATGCCGCACTCGCGCACGCGGGCCTCGCCTGA
- the greB gene encoding transcription elongation factor GreB, whose product MDRPNYITPAGYATLRAEYEQLLSTERPALVEVISWAAGNGDRSENGDYIYGRKRLREIDRRLGWLSRRMKAAKVVDPAAQADRSRIWFGACVTVADEDDAERVLTLVGDDETDASAGRIGWNSPFARALRGAAIGDVRRVDLPAGEREYEVVAIRYPSP is encoded by the coding sequence ATGGATCGCCCGAACTATATCACCCCTGCCGGCTATGCGACGCTGCGCGCTGAATACGAACAGCTGCTCTCGACCGAACGCCCGGCACTCGTCGAGGTCATTTCCTGGGCGGCCGGCAATGGCGACCGCTCCGAAAACGGCGACTATATCTATGGCCGCAAGCGGCTGCGCGAGATCGACCGGCGCCTCGGCTGGCTGTCGCGGCGGATGAAGGCGGCGAAGGTGGTCGATCCCGCTGCGCAGGCCGACCGGTCGAGGATCTGGTTCGGCGCCTGCGTGACGGTGGCCGACGAGGACGATGCCGAACGCGTGCTGACGCTGGTCGGCGACGACGAGACCGATGCGAGCGCGGGGCGGATCGGGTGGAACTCGCCCTTCGCACGCGCCCTGCGCGGCGCCGCGATCGGCGATGTCCGGCGCGTCGACCTGCCGGCGGGCGAGCGCGAGTACGAGGTCGTGGCGATCCGCTATCCGTCACCCTAG